From a region of the Salinispira pacifica genome:
- a CDS encoding MFS transporter: MSQRHSLSFGFIFLAFALYAGVAGHESFTLLPKHFSLLGYSPGTSGFIMSFTGLGGMLFMPLLALFVDNFRQKYILMAGYLIYGLSALCYFLEPSDPRLFAIPRLFQGGMITVTMVSLTAAVSHVLPPEQRSRGYALFGVLGQLGAMTGVSTSEWLFDSFGFPAFIIFASGALGVAAVSSLIFPEKRPDLGHEKPKPRDFLDALKNRSIYPFLYLALILGTGFGTMLGFLPDMVLLRDVGVIKPYYVAYPATVITIRLVASHWFNKFSARRILFVPLLMIPSALLLVASLQTTMGLIAAGIAYGVAHGVLFPVLQAELINRSAPNFRARMALLFQFMFNGGIFLAANFGGFLADRSLVLTFASMAAIGLSALPVLIIGTKSSPAR, from the coding sequence ATGAGTCAACGGCATTCGTTAAGTTTCGGATTTATTTTCCTGGCATTTGCCCTCTATGCAGGCGTGGCGGGACATGAGAGTTTTACCCTCCTGCCCAAGCATTTTTCGCTTCTGGGATATTCTCCCGGTACCTCCGGGTTCATCATGAGCTTCACCGGTCTGGGGGGGATGCTGTTTATGCCTCTGCTGGCATTGTTTGTGGATAATTTCCGGCAGAAGTATATTCTCATGGCCGGCTATCTGATCTACGGTCTCAGTGCGCTCTGCTATTTTCTTGAACCCTCCGATCCCAGACTGTTCGCAATTCCCCGTCTGTTTCAGGGCGGAATGATCACCGTTACCATGGTCAGCTTAACTGCTGCAGTCAGTCATGTGCTGCCCCCTGAGCAGCGATCCAGAGGTTATGCCCTGTTCGGAGTCCTGGGTCAGCTGGGAGCCATGACGGGGGTATCCACCTCTGAATGGCTGTTCGACAGTTTCGGGTTCCCGGCATTTATCATTTTCGCCTCCGGAGCACTTGGTGTTGCGGCGGTCTCTTCACTGATCTTTCCGGAAAAACGGCCGGACCTGGGTCATGAAAAACCCAAACCCCGGGATTTTCTTGATGCACTGAAAAACAGGTCAATCTACCCGTTTCTGTATCTTGCATTAATCCTGGGAACCGGTTTCGGCACCATGCTGGGATTCCTCCCGGATATGGTTCTTCTCAGAGATGTGGGCGTGATTAAACCCTACTATGTTGCATATCCTGCAACAGTGATCACCATCCGGCTGGTTGCAAGTCACTGGTTCAATAAATTTTCTGCCCGGCGTATTTTATTCGTCCCTCTGCTGATGATTCCCTCGGCTCTGCTTCTGGTTGCATCCTTGCAGACCACCATGGGGCTCATCGCCGCCGGTATTGCCTACGGGGTGGCCCACGGTGTACTTTTTCCCGTACTTCAGGCTGAACTGATCAACAGATCAGCACCCAACTTCCGGGCACGAATGGCTCTTCTGTTTCAGTTCATGTTTAACGGGGGGATATTTCTTGCGGCGAATTTCGGCGGCTTCCTGGCGGACCGCTCGCTGGTTCTCACCTTCGCGTCCATGGCGGCAATCGGTCTCAGCGCTCTTCCGGTGCTCATTATCGGGACCAAATCCTCACCGGCCCGCTGA
- a CDS encoding MATE family efflux transporter yields MKLKPRFTPPFFQILLSLALPIAAQSLLESSVNFLDTFMIGQLGEESLAAVALGNQIYFIVLLMLFGISSGVGIFVSQYWGKKDVPRIRQVMGIALQLSLAGSGLIALFAQLIPEELLKIFTDDQRVIELGVSYLRIASISYPLTSISINFAMGMRSCGEARLPLVATAAGLVINVILNYILIFGQLGFPALGVSGAALGTLIARFFQMLLIIRFAYARKLPMAGSWKEFTARDRLMFRKVMKTAFPVILNEIGWSVGISLFNAVFSRIGTDVFAARNIADTIFRLLLVFSIGVGNACYIMIGNAIGSGRPRRARTLAANYTYLAPVLGGVTGIVLAGLAGIIPGFFNVSRETQIHARNFVYVISLVLPFKSLSLVQIVGILRGGGDTRFSLYLDVGGVWLIGLPLAYASGLLFGWPPMLVFFLGSSEEIVKSVIGLWRTIQGKWLNDLTR; encoded by the coding sequence TTGAAACTTAAACCGCGGTTCACACCTCCGTTTTTTCAGATTCTCTTATCTCTGGCTCTGCCCATAGCGGCACAAAGTCTTCTGGAGTCTTCCGTCAATTTTCTCGACACCTTTATGATCGGACAATTGGGTGAAGAGAGTCTGGCTGCCGTCGCCCTGGGAAATCAAATCTATTTTATTGTACTTCTCATGCTTTTCGGAATCAGTTCCGGGGTGGGTATTTTTGTATCCCAATACTGGGGAAAAAAGGATGTTCCAAGAATCCGCCAGGTGATGGGGATTGCTCTTCAGCTTTCCCTTGCGGGATCCGGACTGATAGCGTTGTTTGCCCAGCTGATCCCTGAGGAACTTCTGAAAATTTTCACCGACGATCAGCGGGTTATCGAGCTGGGGGTTTCGTATCTCAGAATAGCATCCATATCATATCCTCTTACATCAATTTCCATAAATTTTGCCATGGGAATGCGTTCCTGCGGAGAGGCCAGGCTTCCCCTTGTTGCCACCGCAGCCGGGCTGGTGATAAACGTGATTCTCAACTATATACTGATATTCGGACAGCTGGGTTTTCCTGCCCTGGGAGTGAGCGGTGCAGCTCTGGGAACCCTTATTGCCAGGTTTTTTCAAATGCTACTGATTATCCGGTTTGCCTATGCCCGCAAACTTCCCATGGCGGGCTCCTGGAAAGAGTTTACTGCCCGGGACAGGCTGATGTTCCGAAAAGTGATGAAAACCGCATTTCCCGTAATTCTGAATGAAATCGGATGGTCTGTTGGAATTTCCCTGTTCAATGCGGTGTTTTCCCGGATCGGGACCGATGTCTTTGCAGCCAGAAACATTGCAGACACCATATTCAGACTGCTTCTGGTATTCAGCATAGGGGTGGGCAATGCGTGCTATATCATGATCGGCAACGCCATCGGTTCGGGAAGGCCCAGGCGTGCCAGAACCCTGGCGGCGAACTACACCTATCTTGCACCGGTCCTTGGTGGAGTGACCGGAATAGTTCTTGCAGGGCTTGCGGGAATTATTCCCGGATTTTTCAACGTGTCCCGGGAAACTCAAATCCACGCAAGGAATTTTGTCTATGTGATAAGCCTGGTTCTCCCTTTTAAATCCCTGAGTCTGGTGCAGATCGTGGGAATTCTCAGAGGCGGAGGAGATACCCGGTTCAGTCTCTATCTGGATGTCGGGGGTGTCTGGCTTATCGGGCTTCCCCTTGCGTATGCATCGGGGCTGCTCTTCGGCTGGCCTCCCATGCTTGTGTTCTTTCTGGGAAGTTCCGAGGAGATTGTAAAATCGGTAATCGGTCTTTGGCGCACCATACAGGGGAAGTGGCTTAACGACCTCACCCGTTGA
- a CDS encoding SDR family NAD(P)-dependent oxidoreductase codes for MNHQIKSTQQDYFRGKVALVTGGGKGIGREIARLFGAAGCRVAITGRDPDALDRTAQEFRKNGIEILTVSGDVSRVDDCRRVISRCVDGYGQLDILVNNAGMTMRGMFRDISLELFHGIMDVNFRGTVNMTKLSLDELEKSGGSVIFISSLAGLKGLPGVSPYCSSKMALTALGESLRSEYGGRVHFGTLYVSFTENDPEKTMYNENGELIPLKRDKTASSQNDVARSVLRLVHKRRRYAVMTAGGKLIKLVYALFPNLAEALITRFAGGSKLYAYDRLDARD; via the coding sequence ATGAACCATCAAATCAAGTCAACGCAGCAGGATTATTTCCGGGGAAAGGTTGCTCTGGTGACCGGCGGCGGAAAAGGTATCGGCAGGGAAATTGCCCGGCTTTTCGGAGCAGCGGGATGCAGGGTGGCCATTACCGGAAGGGATCCGGATGCCCTGGATCGTACCGCTCAGGAGTTCCGGAAAAACGGGATTGAGATCCTTACGGTTTCCGGGGATGTAAGCAGGGTCGATGACTGCAGGCGTGTCATTTCCAGGTGTGTTGACGGGTATGGTCAGCTGGATATCCTTGTGAATAATGCGGGAATGACCATGCGGGGAATGTTCAGGGATATTTCTCTGGAACTCTTTCACGGGATCATGGATGTGAATTTCCGGGGTACGGTGAACATGACCAAACTGTCGCTGGATGAGCTGGAAAAAAGCGGCGGGTCGGTAATTTTCATATCCAGTCTGGCGGGACTGAAGGGGCTGCCGGGGGTATCTCCCTACTGCAGTTCTAAAATGGCCCTTACAGCCCTGGGTGAATCCCTGCGATCCGAGTATGGAGGAAGAGTTCATTTCGGTACATTGTATGTATCATTCACCGAAAATGATCCGGAAAAAACCATGTATAACGAGAATGGTGAGCTGATTCCCCTGAAACGGGATAAAACTGCAAGCAGTCAGAATGATGTTGCCCGCTCGGTTCTGCGGCTGGTACACAAGCGCAGAAGGTACGCAGTGATGACCGCCGGGGGAAAGCTTATTAAACTGGTGTATGCCCTGTTCCCGAACCTTGCGGAAGCCCTCATTACCCGGTTCGCAGGGGGCAGCAAGCTGTATGCCTATGACAGGCTGGATGCACGGGATTGA
- a CDS encoding NAD-dependent epimerase/dehydratase family protein — translation MKKVLVTGADGMLGSHICRDLLDRGYAVRAMIQSGRETGTIEDLDVERVTGDLLSREDVYHAVQGADYVIHTAANTQIWPGRSELIWKINFDAVTYIADAVQEYGISRYIHVGTANSFGPGTKDAPGTEENGYTDHRYRLDYQDSKHAAQEYLLQRHKLEGLPVLILNPGFMLGAWDSKPGAGEMLLAIHEGRTPGYAPGGKMYVAASDVSRTAADALTAGQEGECYILGGENLSYREAFAMMAEVTGSSTPSLKIPAFAVWLYGLWGSVSAAILRREPNLSLAMARISNADCYYSSRKAREELNFSPGPVKDGMRACFEWLQKHGYTKTAT, via the coding sequence ATGAAAAAGGTTTTAGTTACAGGTGCAGACGGAATGCTCGGCAGCCATATCTGCCGTGATTTACTAGACCGAGGTTATGCCGTACGGGCGATGATTCAGTCCGGCAGGGAAACCGGTACCATTGAGGACCTGGATGTGGAACGGGTTACCGGAGATCTTCTTTCCCGGGAGGACGTGTACCACGCCGTCCAGGGTGCGGATTATGTTATCCATACCGCCGCCAACACCCAGATCTGGCCGGGCCGGTCCGAACTGATATGGAAAATCAACTTCGATGCAGTGACCTATATTGCTGATGCGGTGCAGGAATACGGCATCAGCCGCTATATTCATGTGGGTACGGCCAACTCTTTCGGTCCCGGTACCAAGGATGCCCCGGGTACCGAAGAAAACGGGTACACCGATCACCGCTACCGTCTGGATTATCAGGATTCAAAGCATGCCGCCCAGGAGTATCTTCTCCAGAGACATAAGCTGGAGGGGTTGCCGGTGCTGATTCTCAACCCGGGTTTTATGCTGGGTGCATGGGACAGCAAGCCCGGAGCAGGGGAAATGCTGCTGGCGATCCACGAAGGGCGTACGCCGGGGTATGCTCCCGGAGGGAAAATGTATGTTGCGGCCTCGGATGTTTCCCGTACTGCGGCAGATGCGTTGACCGCAGGTCAGGAAGGGGAATGTTATATTCTGGGAGGGGAAAACTTATCCTACCGGGAAGCATTTGCAATGATGGCTGAAGTAACAGGTTCTTCAACACCTTCATTGAAAATACCCGCCTTTGCCGTGTGGCTCTACGGACTCTGGGGTTCTGTTTCCGCAGCGATTCTCAGGAGAGAACCGAACCTTTCCCTGGCCATGGCACGAATTTCAAATGCTGACTGCTACTATTCCAGCAGAAAGGCCCGTGAGGAACTGAATTTTTCCCCCGGTCCGGTAAAGGACGGGATGAGGGCCTGCTTCGAATGGCTGCAGAAACACGGCTATACAAAAACGGCCACATGA
- a CDS encoding biosynthetic peptidoglycan transglycosylase: MKKARLPRIASFILLSLLLAAVLWSGAVITANTVIIPSIWNAISASIPPGLDVSMPRLGLFGAINIRTITLESAGSTASFPEIRHLKIRLPITRWGWRLLFSGDSGIPAPPSYSRLMSNPLSLWQWLDDPDTRSLLPRRILTGGETVFSHNRGDGSISLGWQHGEPNSLSALIQYSRQRLALEYSLELPVSVMLDFLPQAAQVYSAAAGLFPQEESDASNEGGTLPGGTIRLSGTVSTLSPVDFSLETELEFSSILEKYHGSYRFTGRFSPFERITMPKPFTASYPVATPPRGRLLIRDGRFSLNGIRLSPIIDIKGFLPRPGGSPGRFTVLPASVNIFARLDEVPLQSAFNLIPSSFLGTLNSIQLKGQMKGNINIFIPTYSLGNTSWHFSVFPEDMELDQLPYNMELLARGGTLEISDPDSEYRAVMELPAYRRPDMDWMLKHSERSTTWVNTHWELFDNGPLGGTNTDNESRDEEENESAEAPEEAQNTVGEGEKLEYLHVDEISPYLVGAVLSAEDGSFFFHNGVYWDSVSNAIARNLREGEIIFGASTLSMQLMKNLYLSSDREYSRKLREVLLVYAMEEYFHIPKERILELYLNIVEFGPGIFGAQAAARYYFDINASDLDPGQAVWLASILPSPKRYHRYYEAGAISPGWFIRMQSIMRIMLLRERISPEEYREYGTAPPLFSIREVPADPSGDNR; encoded by the coding sequence ATGAAAAAAGCACGTTTACCCCGAATTGCCAGTTTTATTCTCCTTTCTCTTCTCCTTGCGGCCGTTCTCTGGTCGGGTGCGGTAATAACTGCGAACACCGTCATAATTCCTTCGATCTGGAATGCAATCAGCGCATCCATACCCCCGGGGCTGGATGTATCCATGCCGCGCCTGGGACTTTTCGGCGCCATAAACATCAGAACTATCACCCTGGAATCAGCAGGGAGTACCGCCTCTTTCCCGGAAATCCGTCATCTGAAGATACGGCTTCCCATCACCCGCTGGGGATGGAGACTGCTGTTTTCCGGCGATTCCGGCATCCCGGCCCCTCCTTCCTACTCCCGGCTGATGTCCAACCCCTTGTCCCTCTGGCAATGGCTGGATGATCCCGATACCAGGTCTCTCCTGCCTCGACGTATCTTGACGGGGGGTGAAACGGTTTTTTCCCATAACAGGGGCGATGGCAGCATCAGCCTCGGGTGGCAGCACGGAGAGCCCAATTCTCTCAGCGCTTTGATACAGTATTCCAGGCAGCGGCTGGCCCTTGAATACTCGCTGGAGCTTCCCGTTTCGGTCATGCTGGATTTCCTCCCACAGGCTGCACAGGTGTATTCTGCAGCCGCCGGGCTCTTTCCCCAAGAAGAATCTGATGCTTCCAATGAGGGAGGTACGCTGCCTGGGGGAACCATACGGCTCTCCGGCACAGTATCCACATTGAGCCCGGTAGATTTTTCCCTGGAAACGGAACTGGAATTCAGCAGCATTCTGGAAAAATACCATGGCAGCTATCGCTTCACCGGCCGGTTTTCACCCTTCGAACGGATCACCATGCCCAAACCCTTTACCGCATCCTATCCGGTGGCAACTCCTCCCAGGGGAAGACTTCTCATCCGGGACGGCCGATTCAGCCTCAACGGCATACGTCTCTCTCCCATTATCGATATTAAAGGCTTTCTCCCACGGCCCGGTGGATCTCCCGGCAGGTTCACTGTTCTCCCTGCATCGGTGAATATTTTCGCCCGATTGGATGAAGTCCCACTACAGTCAGCGTTCAACCTTATTCCTTCCTCTTTTTTGGGTACCCTGAATTCCATACAGCTGAAGGGACAGATGAAGGGAAATATCAATATATTCATTCCCACCTACAGCCTGGGGAATACCAGCTGGCATTTTTCAGTTTTTCCTGAAGATATGGAGCTGGATCAGCTGCCTTATAACATGGAGCTTCTGGCCCGGGGAGGTACGCTGGAGATTAGCGACCCCGATTCGGAATACCGGGCCGTGATGGAGCTGCCTGCGTACCGCCGTCCGGATATGGATTGGATGCTGAAACACAGCGAACGCAGCACAACCTGGGTAAACACTCACTGGGAACTCTTCGATAACGGTCCGTTGGGCGGAACGAACACCGACAATGAAAGCAGGGACGAAGAAGAGAATGAATCCGCGGAGGCGCCGGAGGAGGCTCAGAACACAGTCGGGGAAGGGGAAAAGCTTGAATATCTTCATGTGGATGAGATTTCGCCCTATCTTGTGGGTGCGGTCCTCAGCGCCGAAGACGGGAGCTTTTTCTTCCACAACGGAGTCTACTGGGACAGTGTGAGCAATGCCATCGCAAGAAACCTCAGGGAGGGGGAGATTATTTTCGGCGCATCAACATTGTCCATGCAGCTGATGAAAAACCTGTATCTCAGTTCCGACAGGGAGTACAGCCGGAAACTTAGGGAGGTGCTGCTCGTCTACGCCATGGAAGAGTATTTCCACATTCCCAAGGAACGGATACTTGAACTGTACCTGAATATCGTTGAATTCGGTCCGGGAATTTTCGGCGCTCAGGCAGCCGCCCGCTATTACTTCGACATCAATGCATCTGATCTGGATCCCGGTCAGGCGGTGTGGCTTGCCAGCATTCTGCCGTCACCGAAACGATATCACAGGTATTACGAAGCGGGTGCGATAAGCCCCGGCTGGTTTATCCGGATGCAAAGCATTATGCGGATTATGCTGCTGAGAGAACGGATCAGTCCTGAAGAATACCGGGAATACGGAACAGCTCCGCCGCTGTTCAGCATCAGGGAAGTTCCAGCAGATCCTTCCGGGGATAATCGCTGA
- a CDS encoding glycerophosphodiester phosphodiesterase family protein, whose amino-acid sequence MNKTPILAHRGYSAQFPENTLKAFREALEQGADGIELDVQKTSDGEFAVIHDPDMYRLFGEQHRINQVTMSSLLSSHSDPELSVPRLDLLLEELSRDAAPGTIINVELKSETITAEDFPRLNAMLQPWTGHYRFVISAFNHQLLVNFAAGGYRVGMLVGEEHRKGGIPALASAIRRIRPFSIHLPRQIFHELGPVPRFLLFMYLRIHRVKIVFWTVNGRREFERLARLSWAVISDYPRKDLLELP is encoded by the coding sequence ATGAATAAAACCCCGATACTGGCGCACAGGGGCTATTCGGCACAATTCCCGGAGAACACGCTGAAAGCGTTCCGTGAGGCGCTGGAGCAGGGTGCTGACGGCATTGAACTTGATGTACAAAAAACATCCGACGGCGAGTTTGCGGTAATCCACGATCCGGATATGTATCGCCTATTCGGGGAACAGCACCGGATAAATCAGGTTACGATGTCCAGCCTGCTCTCTTCCCATTCAGACCCCGAACTCTCTGTCCCCCGTCTGGATCTGTTGCTTGAGGAACTCAGTCGTGACGCAGCTCCGGGAACCATCATCAATGTTGAGCTGAAAAGCGAAACCATAACAGCAGAGGATTTTCCCCGTCTGAATGCCATGTTACAGCCGTGGACGGGGCACTACCGTTTTGTCATTTCTGCCTTTAATCATCAGCTTCTGGTGAATTTTGCAGCCGGGGGCTACAGGGTGGGAATGCTGGTGGGGGAAGAGCACCGCAAGGGGGGAATCCCGGCCCTGGCGTCAGCCATCAGGCGAATTAGACCATTCTCCATTCATCTTCCCCGGCAGATTTTTCACGAGCTGGGGCCGGTACCCCGTTTTCTGCTGTTTATGTATTTGCGGATCCACAGGGTGAAAATTGTATTCTGGACGGTGAACGGCAGGCGGGAATTTGAACGGCTGGCCAGGCTCAGCTGGGCGGTGATCAGCGATTATCCCCGGAAGGATCTGCTGGAACTTCCCTGA
- a CDS encoding MFS transporter, which produces MSETMMGEGAGNSELGFRKKKMFLLGFGFLGVSIIWSMYNAYVPVFLRDSFNLKFTLVGGIMTFDNILAILLLPFLGALSDKTRSPLGKRRPYILIGAPLALIFFILIPIANSYQRLGLMMTTIIFMNISMALFRSPVIALMPDITPSKHRSEANGIINFMGGVGALLVFFGGKPLYDSSPALPFVVGGSVMFAASMLVVLFIREDKPYRGEAQQKNISFRKSLGELKDNLRDVIKGEKSLLFTLSAIFLWFVGFNTVETFFTSYAKFYMGLSESTGALILGFYSAMFIIMAIPAGFIGSKFGRRRTITFGLLMLIVLLITAVFFRTFLPVAILFAFAGAFWSMVNVNSLPMVVDMTVSEKVGGYTGLYYFFSQAANIVAPPLGGGVMDLATAGGERPGGYVALLIFASVFFAAAMIIMLFVRRGEAVNSDE; this is translated from the coding sequence ATGTCAGAAACAATGATGGGTGAAGGTGCAGGAAACTCAGAGCTGGGGTTCAGAAAGAAGAAAATGTTTCTGCTGGGCTTTGGTTTTCTCGGTGTTTCAATAATCTGGTCCATGTACAACGCATATGTTCCGGTATTTCTCCGGGACAGCTTTAACCTGAAGTTCACGCTGGTCGGCGGGATCATGACCTTCGATAATATTCTGGCCATTCTGCTATTGCCGTTTCTGGGTGCTCTCAGCGATAAAACCCGCAGTCCCCTTGGCAAACGCCGGCCATATATTCTGATCGGAGCACCTCTTGCGTTAATCTTTTTCATTCTCATCCCCATTGCAAATTCGTATCAACGCCTGGGGCTGATGATGACCACCATCATCTTCATGAATATTTCAATGGCTCTGTTCAGAAGTCCGGTGATAGCCCTGATGCCGGATATCACCCCGTCAAAACATCGCAGTGAAGCTAACGGTATTATCAATTTCATGGGAGGCGTCGGGGCACTCCTTGTATTTTTCGGGGGTAAGCCGCTCTACGACAGCAGTCCGGCTCTGCCCTTTGTGGTGGGCGGTTCAGTGATGTTTGCGGCAAGCATGCTGGTGGTGCTGTTTATCCGGGAAGATAAGCCGTACCGGGGGGAAGCCCAGCAGAAAAATATCTCCTTCAGAAAATCCCTGGGTGAATTGAAAGACAATCTCAGAGATGTGATCAAAGGGGAAAAGAGTCTTCTTTTTACATTAAGTGCCATTTTTCTCTGGTTTGTGGGGTTTAACACGGTGGAAACCTTTTTCACCAGTTATGCCAAATTTTATATGGGGTTGAGTGAAAGCACCGGAGCCCTGATTCTGGGTTTTTATTCCGCAATGTTCATAATCATGGCCATACCCGCCGGTTTTATCGGAAGCAAGTTCGGTCGCCGACGTACCATCACCTTCGGTCTTCTCATGCTGATAGTGCTATTGATTACCGCAGTCTTTTTCCGCACATTTCTTCCGGTGGCCATCCTTTTCGCCTTTGCAGGGGCGTTCTGGAGCATGGTGAATGTGAACTCCCTTCCCATGGTTGTGGATATGACTGTCAGCGAAAAAGTGGGCGGGTACACAGGGCTGTATTATTTCTTTTCCCAGGCGGCGAATATTGTTGCCCCTCCCCTGGGCGGAGGGGTAATGGATCTTGCCACAGCGGGAGGTGAACGGCCCGGGGGCTATGTTGCGCTGTTGATTTTCGCCTCGGTATTTTTTGCGGCAGCCATGATTATTATGCTCTTTGTCCGCAGGGGTGAGGCGGTGAATTCAGATGAATAA
- a CDS encoding alpha-amylase family glycosyl hydrolase has product MSKTQRYEPNPLAVIRHPEWSRSSSIYQINIRQFTPEGTFNAALEHLPRLKRLGVEILWLMPIHPIGEENRKGTLGSPYAVKDYFGVNPEFGTADDLRSFIHTAHDSGFRVILDWVANHTAWDSDLVDEHPEWYMRNWKGEFMPTPWWDWDDIIELDYQQPELREYMTRAMKYWVKEFDVDGYRCDVAGFVPTDFWDRVRGELDRIKPVFLLAEWEARDLHYRSFDMTYGWHWNETMHHIAMGKTDVQSLFIYYSWNEKAFPHSAMRMLFVSNHDKNAWEGTEYEQFGDALDATIALSVVSEGMPLIYNGQEAGNERRLSFFEKDPIQWREDRMFDFYSRLIQLKKKNPALWNAPWGARMVQVVNSEPGSVFSFVREKDGNRIFALFNFSSEKKSCKILDGPVQGTYRWWQGGEPTPLEIGQERSLEPWGFEIWVGNS; this is encoded by the coding sequence ATGTCAAAAACACAGCGGTACGAACCCAACCCATTGGCCGTGATCCGGCATCCGGAGTGGAGCAGGAGTTCCAGCATATATCAGATCAATATTCGTCAGTTCACCCCGGAGGGTACCTTCAATGCCGCTCTTGAGCATCTTCCCAGGCTGAAACGTCTGGGGGTGGAAATTCTCTGGCTCATGCCTATTCACCCCATCGGTGAGGAAAACCGCAAGGGAACTCTGGGCTCTCCCTATGCGGTGAAAGACTATTTCGGAGTGAATCCCGAGTTCGGTACAGCTGATGATCTCAGAAGCTTCATCCACACAGCCCATGACTCAGGTTTCCGGGTCATTCTGGACTGGGTCGCGAACCATACCGCCTGGGATTCAGATCTTGTGGATGAGCATCCCGAATGGTACATGCGAAACTGGAAGGGTGAGTTCATGCCCACGCCCTGGTGGGACTGGGATGACATAATCGAGCTTGATTATCAGCAGCCGGAGCTGAGAGAGTATATGACCCGGGCCATGAAATACTGGGTGAAAGAGTTCGATGTAGACGGATACCGCTGCGATGTGGCGGGCTTTGTCCCGACGGATTTCTGGGATCGGGTGCGCGGGGAGCTGGACCGGATAAAACCGGTTTTTCTCCTTGCGGAATGGGAGGCCAGGGATCTGCACTACCGTTCATTCGATATGACCTACGGCTGGCATTGGAACGAAACCATGCATCATATTGCCATGGGAAAAACTGATGTTCAGTCCCTGTTCATTTACTATTCCTGGAATGAAAAAGCCTTTCCCCACAGCGCAATGCGAATGCTGTTCGTCAGCAACCACGATAAAAACGCCTGGGAGGGCACAGAGTATGAGCAGTTCGGAGATGCTCTGGATGCAACCATTGCGTTATCTGTTGTGAGTGAAGGGATGCCGCTGATTTATAACGGTCAGGAGGCGGGGAATGAGCGACGTCTGTCGTTTTTTGAGAAAGATCCCATTCAGTGGAGAGAAGACCGGATGTTTGATTTCTATTCCCGGCTGATTCAGCTGAAAAAAAAGAATCCCGCACTGTGGAATGCTCCCTGGGGGGCCAGGATGGTCCAGGTTGTGAATTCTGAGCCCGGGTCAGTCTTCAGTTTCGTACGGGAAAAAGACGGCAACCGGATTTTTGCACTATTCAATTTCTCTTCAGAGAAAAAGAGCTGTAAAATACTCGATGGTCCTGTTCAGGGAACCTACCGTTGGTGGCAGGGAGGAGAACCAACCCCGCTGGAGATTGGTCAGGAGCGTAGCCTTGAGCCCTGGGGTTTTGAAATATGGGTTGGGAATTCATAA
- a CDS encoding DMT family transporter, producing the protein MMNAQHTVSNFILTLTALIWGLAFVAQRVGMEFIGPMLFNGLRFSLGLLTLLPLYWVGRMRRSRQPAAAAGATNSPRSVWFWGITAGLALFAGSTFQQIGIVYTTAGNAGFITGLYIILVPIMGIGMGSRTGPLTWAAAGTALIGLYLISVKGGYLLALGDLLVFFSAFFWALHVHIIGFAASRFDVLMLSIIQYGVTALLSLAGGLLLEPVNFEAILNAGPAIVYGGVMSVGVAYTLQIVGQKGAHPAHAAIILSLEGAFAALGGWLILGETLSPRQMLGAGLMLGAMLAVQLAQLLKSPGVNPRRNNAPHPDGR; encoded by the coding sequence ATGATGAATGCACAGCACACAGTTTCAAACTTTATTCTCACACTCACCGCCCTGATTTGGGGCCTGGCGTTTGTAGCCCAGAGAGTGGGCATGGAATTTATCGGTCCCATGCTTTTCAACGGGCTGCGATTCAGCCTTGGACTTCTCACTCTTCTGCCCCTTTATTGGGTTGGTCGGATGCGCCGGAGCAGGCAGCCGGCGGCAGCAGCCGGGGCGACAAATTCACCCCGGTCAGTCTGGTTTTGGGGAATTACAGCCGGGCTGGCGCTTTTTGCCGGTTCCACCTTCCAGCAGATCGGTATTGTGTATACCACTGCGGGGAATGCAGGGTTTATTACCGGATTGTATATAATTCTTGTCCCCATTATGGGAATCGGCATGGGATCCAGGACCGGACCGCTTACGTGGGCCGCCGCAGGTACGGCATTAATCGGGTTGTATCTGATCTCTGTAAAGGGCGGGTACCTGCTTGCTCTTGGTGACCTCCTGGTATTTTTCAGCGCATTTTTCTGGGCCCTTCATGTACATATTATCGGCTTTGCGGCGTCCAGATTTGATGTTCTCATGTTATCGATTATTCAGTACGGGGTTACCGCATTGTTGAGTCTGGCAGGAGGACTGTTGCTGGAGCCGGTAAATTTTGAAGCAATTCTGAATGCAGGTCCGGCAATTGTGTATGGCGGGGTGATGTCTGTTGGCGTGGCATATACACTTCAGATAGTCGGGCAGAAAGGAGCGCATCCCGCCCATGCGGCAATCATTCTTTCTCTGGAGGGTGCTTTTGCAGCTCTGGGAGGATGGCTTATACTTGGAGAAACCCTTTCGCCGCGGCAAATGCTGGGTGCAGGGTTGATGCTGGGGGCCATGCTGGCAGTTCAGCTTGCTCAGCTGCTGAAGTCTCCCGGGGTGAACCCCCGCAGAAATAATGCACCACATCCAGACGGACGCTGA